The sequence below is a genomic window from Candidatus Zixiibacteriota bacterium.
AAACAATTTCGGAAGTCAATGACATGCCCAATAATATCATGTTGACGGGACACTAGTCGGTGTCGGATTTGTGTGATGAAATCTAAGGACGAATCTCTCGGAACACTCTCTGGGTCGATCAATCACTATGCTCTGCTCAAGCACGATGCGGACCAGCTAGTGCGGTTAGCGGTCCAGCATACGGATTCGTACCTCCAAACCATGTTCACGCGGTCTTCAGTCTTGCTCTACGTTGTGTCCCTTGAGGTGCTGATCAACCGGGTTATCGAGGATTTCTGGCCCAGCTCTTCCTCACACCCGAAGGATGCGGTTAAGCTATGGTCCATCCCAGACAAGTGGCACAAGGTCCCTCGTGAAATCGCAGGCAAGACGTTTTGCCGTGGCAGGACTCCCTTTCAATACCTGAAGGCTCTGAACGATCTGCGGAACGATTTCGTTCACGCCAAGTCCGACACATTCAAAGTGATATGGCAATATCGTCACGACCATGTCAACAATCAGAAACTGCTTAGCCCCTCACCTCAACAGCCTAAATACCCCCACATTGGTCTCTTCAAGGCACCCTCAGAGTGGCTTCCACAAGACGCCGACACCGTGAAGAGGGTCACGGAGGAACTCGTCGCACGACTTTCCGAATTTCTGTCGGGGAAGATCACAGACCCGTGGTTGTCTTCCGACGTGCTTGAGTCAAGTCAAGGACAGAGGCTCATAGTACGTAGAAGGTTCGACCCTGAGGGGAAATCCAACACGACGAATGGCCCCGACTTGCAATAGGCCGCGCCTTCCGCACGACGTTCGTCCTGCAGCCGTAACCCCTGTGGTTTTCAGTCGATAGGCAGAACCCTCCGAAGCTCAGGACTTGCCACTGCGCTTCGCTTCGGGATTCTGCTCTACATCTGCCGCCCACGAGATGGCAGGAGTGAGGGCACTCCTGCCCTACAATAACCGCTACGGACGTTCAACCACATCCAATGACTACAGCTTGCCGCGATCGGCTTGATTCAGGAAGTTGATCTCGGGAGCTTCTGCGACGCCAGCCTTCTGCATCCGTTCTTTCAGCTCCGCCGAGCCGAAAAACTTGCGGGCATTCTCCTCATTGTCCCACTCAAACATGAGGTAGACATTGTTGGAGTCTTCCTGATGCCGCATTACCTGAAAGGATGTCTCTCCGTAAGACTTGCGCACATCCGCGAATTCGTCAAACGTATTCTTCCATTTGTTGAAGTCATTAACCTTGTGTCTAATCATTACATGAGTCATGATAACGCCTTTCGATAAGGTTGATATCAGGTGTGATACGAATCACACAGCAGATAGCTTCATAATGTAGATTATCACAGTCCACGATCGTAATTGTTTCAGGCTTATGTGCAAACAGAGCCGACCGGGAGTATGCGCTCTGGCTGCTGGAAAATTCTGAAGAATGGATCGCCGTGGGAGAACCGATAGCTTGTTTATTCTTTCACTTTTCATTATATATGATGCCTGAAAGAAGACAGATCGGATGGATCGACCAGTTGCATTGATTCGACATAGACTGATCGCGTCAAACAGAACAGCACCGCAAGGAGGATAGAATGAAGTTAGACACGGTTGACAAGATTCTCGATTATGCCATCGAAAAAGAGCAGGACGCTCACGATTTCTATTCAGAATTGGCTGGCAAAATGGACAGAGCGTATATGAAGCAGGTGTTCGACGGATTTGCCAAGGAAGAGCTGGGTCATAAGAAGAAACTTGAAGGTGTAAAATCCGGCAAGCTGATGGCTCCTGTCGAGAAGAAGATTCAGGATCTCAAGATCGGCGATCATCTGGTTGACATCGAACTTACAGCCGATTTGAGCTTCCAGGACGCACTCATCCTTGCGATGAAAGCTGAGAAGGCTGCTTTCAGGCTCTATTCCGAGCTGGCAACCGCCACAGAAAATGCTGAACTGCAAACCATGCTGCTCGGACTAGCTCAGGAAGAGGCCAAGCATAAACTTCGCTTCGAGATCGAATACGACGACTATGCGCTGAAAAAGAACTGATTAAGCATAGCATCCAAGGTTTCTCATACTTAATAGACGGGTGGTCTCGCGATCGCCCGTTTGATTTTATGTCACGATTCGTATATTAGACGTATGCTGCACTCCGTGTACATACACATCCCATTCTGCAAATCGAAATGTAATTATTGCGATTTCTACTCGATTATAGATTGCAGCAGTTCGGATAGGTTCGCAGAAGCTGTTTCGCGTGAGATCGATGGTTATGCGGCTGACTCACGATTCCAGGGGAGCAGCATTGCGACGATCTTCTTCGGAGGCGGAACACCATCACTTATGTCTTCTGAGCAGGTAGCGCAGATAGTCAGGTCGCTTGATAGTACATTCCCTATTACTGCAGATGCTGAAATTACACTCGAAGCCAATCCCGATGATCTGGATGAAACAGTGATCGAGAAATACCTGGAAGCCGGGATCAATCGCATTTCTCTCGGCGCACAGTCAATCGATGATCGCGATTTGCGCGTTCTCAGCAGACGCCACGATTCACAGGCTATCATAAATTCGGTAGAAGGTTTCAGAAATGCCGGACTGACCAACTTTTCGCTCGATCTGATATATGGGATTCCGGGGCAGTCTTTCGATTCGTGGCGCGAAACAGTGGGGCTGGCGCTGTCGCTTGATCCGAAGCATATTTCGGCATACTGCCTCACCGTCGAGGAGGGCACTCCTCTGTATCGCGCTGTGCGAGAAGGGCGGACAATGCTCCCGTCAGACAGCGAGCTCTGCGACATGTATGTTGCCGCTGTCGAGATGCTGGAAGCCGCAGGGCTGCGACAGTATGAGCTGTCTAATTTCGCAAGAGTGGGCTTTGAATCACGTCACAATCTCGCGTACTGGACCAGCAAGCCGTATCTCGGCTTCGGCCCGTCAGCATCATCGTATGTTCATCCACACAGATGGACGAATGTCGCCGATGTGACTCGATACATCGATATGATAGACGATTGCAATCATGCTGTCGGTCAGGAGGAGGAGCTGACTTCTGACATGATTCGCAGTGAATTTGTGATGCTGTCATTGAGATTGAAAGCGGGGCTCGATCTTGGAGATTATAGAAATCGCTTCGGAGAGGATTTGTCAGAAACCTATGCCGACAGGATTCAGCACTTTGTGAAGGAAGGTATGATGGAGCGAAGAGATGATTGCCTGCGGCTCACACCTAAAGGCATGTTTGTCTCTGATGCTATAATAGCGGGCCTTGTCTGACCCGCGCGGTTCGTTACTCGCTCGTCCCTACAGCAGGCTCTCCTCCAAAGCTCCAGACACTCTGCTCACTCTCATTTGAATGAATGTTCCTGTGCTCGAAGTAGGTCGATGTAGTAGTCTGTTCTTGTTCGTTGTTGACTTCTTTGTCAGGCATTTTCAGCTCCGAATTCTGTGGAATTCACATAAATCGGGAGGGGAGAAGATAGTGCAGCTCCTCCCCTCTGCAGATCAGATTAGCCGTTCTGGTTCCACTCGTCTTTGTCGAACGTGCCCTGCAATACAACGCGATACTCGCCGGTCGTCGGATTTACCGATTCCACTTTGCAGCGACAGTTGGTCGAGTTATAGAGAATGTCAGTGAAACGTGACTGCAGCCATGCCGGGGAAGTCGGTGACTTCTCGATGGTGTTGAAATCGTTCATAGTCCATTTCTTCATTTTCCAATCCTCCTCTGAGTATTTCGGGTTGATGGCAGTCGATTTAATAGACTGTGTTCCAGAAGTTCGGGTCCAGATCGAGGGTACCAGTCAGGACGATACGATATTCACCGGTCTCGGTGTTGCAGTTCTCGACCTTGGCGCGGCACGAAACCGAGCTGTACATGAGGTTCGAGATGTTCCAGTTCAGCGCCTGCGGCGAAGTCGGCGTGCGCTCGAAATACTTGAAATCGTTGAAATTGAAGCGGGTCATCTAAGACCTCCTCGTTTGGGTTGTGTATCTCAGTCGGTCTCGAAACCGACCGTTATTTTGCGATGCAAAGAGATATGCTTTCGTTGCGACTGGCAGTTGAGTACAATGCGATAGCGGTTAAGTGCCGGCTCGTTATCGCTGTCGGAGCATCCGATCTCATTCAAGTCGACACTGTCAGCTATCAAGAGATTCCTCACCCTGTTCTTCGGTTCTGCTACGTTAATGCTATGCACAGTTCCCCTCCACTTCTGAATCCTCCTGATTGCTCGAATAGAAGAAGCCAAACTCGTAGAGTCTTGAATGAGCCATCTCAACAGCGCCTCTTTTCCAGCCAAGGACTTTGGTCAACGACTCGGTGTCAGATGCTGTATCTGGATTTTCGAGCAGAAACTTCGCGAGTTCAAGAATCAGCCCATTCCTTTTGGATATTTTCTTTCTCGTCAAAATCTTTGAAACCAAATGCACCGCAAACTGGGCTGCAAACAGCCCGACTCGGGCATTCGCGCATTCTACGAAAAGGTCAAACCTGTTCTCCGGGTGTTTCCATCCGCATGTGAGGCCGGAGCAACGCTGCATTCCCCCGAGATTAACCTGCATATCGACAATAATGTGTTCGATGAGGTGCGCGATGTCCGCCGATTCACCGACGCGTTTGATCGACACGCCTTCCTCCTCTTCGAGGAACAGCGGAGCGGATTCCCATTCATCGCAGCAGGAATGCCGGTTGATTGTCGGAAAGAATATCGAGAGTTGTCGGTACAAAATGAGAAACTTGTCACGTTCGAATCCGCCTGTCGGAACAATTTCGATAACAACTTTGAGATGTCCGATACCGGGTTGAAATCGACTGTAAAGTTTTGAAACCTTAGAAAATAGTCCATATGAAACCGCCAGCAACCTCATCAACCCTTGCTCTTCCTGATTCCTGTTCTTTGTTTATCGGTGTCGGCTCTTAGTTCATCGGAATGAGTGGCCCGGACTTTAGCTATTGTCTGAAGAATGTCGAGGAAACTCGAAGATGAGATGATCGAAGCGCATAAAGTTATTGTCTCATTTGACCTTGGGGCTTACATTTAAGTCTGAATCTCGCGTTTGCAGCCGGGAGACGGCTCAGCGCTGTCAGGAATCCTTTCCTGACAGCTGAGTGAATCGGGCAGGAAAGGATTCCTGCCCGCGCGAAACAGAGGATTCCTGACAGCGCTAAACACGCTGAGATTGCCACGCTTCGCTCTCAGAGATGACGACATCAAGGGTCGTTCAACAAGCGCAAACACGTGAGTCGTGAGGAAGGTTGGCACGATGGATCTATTCAGAGAAGATGCTCCCGATTCCGGCGCTGGTCCGCCCCGTCCCCTCGCTGAGCGGATGCGACCGAAGCACGTTTCCGATTTTGTCGGGCAGGAACATCTGATCGGCAAAGGCAAGCCGATAGCGCGTGCGATCGAGCAGAAGAAGATTCCATCGATGATTCTCTGGGGTCCTCCAGGCTGCGGCAAGACGACTCTGGCGCACGTACTGTCTGAATCAATCGATGCACAGTTTGTATTTTTCTCGGCGGTTGTCTCCGGCCTCAAAGATGTCAAGAAGGTCGTCGAAAGAGCCGAGAGCGAGTGGGTGGTCTATCACCGACGGACTGTCCTGTTCATTGATGAAATCCACCGGTTCAACAAAGCACAGCAGGACTATTTTCTGCCGTTTGTCGAGAAGGGTTCGATCATCCTGCTCGGTGCAACGACCGAGAATCCGTCGTTCGAAGTGATCGGACCGCTCCTATCGCGCTGCCAGGTCTACACGCTCAAGCAGCTCCTGCCGGATGATATCAAGGGTATACTCAGGAAAGCTCTCGAAGACAGCGAGAACGGCGTTGGCGACTACGGTCTGGATCTCGAAAATGATGTTTTCGATTTTCTCGTTGCGATGTCATCGGGCGATGCTCGCCGCGCGCTGTCGTATCTCGAATTGATTGCCGAGCAGTATCGAGAGGAGACAGACAAGCACATCACGCTCAAGATCGCAGAGAATGTCCTGCAGGAGAAGACTCTTCTCTATGACAAAAGCGGCGAGGAACATTACAATATAATCTCGGCGCTTCACAAGGCTGTGCGTGGCTCTGACGTCGATGCTGCTCTCTACTGGCTCTGCAGAATGCTCTACTCGGGCGAGAACCCGCTATATATCGTGCGGCGTTTGATCCGCATGGCGATGGAGGATATCGGTGCTGCCGACCCCAATGCGTTGACTATATGCGTAGCTGCGAAAGATACGTATCATTTTCTAGGATCGCCCGAAGGCGAACTTGCGCTTGTCGAGGCGACGGTCTATCTCGCGACCGCGCCGAAATCGAACCGGCTCTACAAAGCGCACAAGGCTGTGATGCGCGAAATTCAGGCGAGTCCTGCCGAACCGGTGCCGCTGCATATTCGAAACGCACCGACGCAACTGATGAAAGACCTCGAGTATGGCAAGGGATACGAGTACGCGCACGACTACGACGAGGGGTTTGTCGATCAGGAATATCTTCCGGAATCGCTCCAGGGCAGGACATTCTACGAGCCCTCGAAATTCGGCTTCGAAAAAACAATCCAGGAACGGATTGACTGGTGGAAGAAGCTGAAGGGGAAATAGGGATCAAGAGTACTCAAATGTCATACCGTTGGAAAACGGTGTCCAGCGCTTGTAGGTCAGCGATCCGAAGTCACGCAGAGCGTGACGGAGTGATCCTGACTACGTCCTATTGCCGCGCGAGCTGTCTAATATCAAGCCCATTAGATTTAACATAACTCTCGAAGTTGCTCATACAGTTCGTGAGCGTCGAGTAGATGAAAACATTAGGAATACAGAAATGCCATTCGGAAGAAAGGATGAGACCCGGCTTCGGCTCGTCAAGGTACTGCGCGTAGAATGGCATGTTCTTTTCGCCATGGAGCGACTCAGCCCTATCTGGGTCCGAGCTTGCTTCATGTACAGATTTGCACCTGTATCTCTCCCACAAGATTGACACGTATTCGTATCCTTTTACGGATTTCGCTTCTCTCTCAAACCACTGTCGTTCGTTTGAATCGTATATCTTCTCAAGCATGTCTCCGTACCTAAGGTCTTCCTCATAGGTTCTCATTCTGCTTTCTACCTCTGTTCCCATGCTGCGCACGACAGAAGC
It includes:
- a CDS encoding antibiotic biosynthesis monooxygenase produces the protein MIRHKVNDFNKWKNTFDEFADVRKSYGETSFQVMRHQEDSNNVYLMFEWDNEENARKFFGSAELKERMQKAGVAEAPEINFLNQADRGKL
- a CDS encoding ferritin family protein, with amino-acid sequence MKLDTVDKILDYAIEKEQDAHDFYSELAGKMDRAYMKQVFDGFAKEELGHKKKLEGVKSGKLMAPVEKKIQDLKIGDHLVDIELTADLSFQDALILAMKAEKAAFRLYSELATATENAELQTMLLGLAQEEAKHKLRFEIEYDDYALKKN
- the hemW gene encoding radical SAM family heme chaperone HemW, with translation MLHSVYIHIPFCKSKCNYCDFYSIIDCSSSDRFAEAVSREIDGYAADSRFQGSSIATIFFGGGTPSLMSSEQVAQIVRSLDSTFPITADAEITLEANPDDLDETVIEKYLEAGINRISLGAQSIDDRDLRVLSRRHDSQAIINSVEGFRNAGLTNFSLDLIYGIPGQSFDSWRETVGLALSLDPKHISAYCLTVEEGTPLYRAVREGRTMLPSDSELCDMYVAAVEMLEAAGLRQYELSNFARVGFESRHNLAYWTSKPYLGFGPSASSYVHPHRWTNVADVTRYIDMIDDCNHAVGQEEELTSDMIRSEFVMLSLRLKAGLDLGDYRNRFGEDLSETYADRIQHFVKEGMMERRDDCLRLTPKGMFVSDAIIAGLV
- a CDS encoding replication-associated recombination protein A → MDLFREDAPDSGAGPPRPLAERMRPKHVSDFVGQEHLIGKGKPIARAIEQKKIPSMILWGPPGCGKTTLAHVLSESIDAQFVFFSAVVSGLKDVKKVVERAESEWVVYHRRTVLFIDEIHRFNKAQQDYFLPFVEKGSIILLGATTENPSFEVIGPLLSRCQVYTLKQLLPDDIKGILRKALEDSENGVGDYGLDLENDVFDFLVAMSSGDARRALSYLELIAEQYREETDKHITLKIAENVLQEKTLLYDKSGEEHYNIISALHKAVRGSDVDAALYWLCRMLYSGENPLYIVRRLIRMAMEDIGAADPNALTICVAAKDTYHFLGSPEGELALVEATVYLATAPKSNRLYKAHKAVMREIQASPAEPVPLHIRNAPTQLMKDLEYGKGYEYAHDYDEGFVDQEYLPESLQGRTFYEPSKFGFEKTIQERIDWWKKLKGK